The genomic region GTTGCGTGACCAGAGGTAAAAGCCCAAACGGCGCCGTCAACGGTCAGACTATTCAGGACGTGGGGATTTTCATATACGTAAACAGTATCGTCGTAATTGACAAAATCGAAATTCCTGACCTGCCAAAAAACCAGTAGCGTACCAACTGTCAGGATAAAATAAATCGAAAGAACAATATTTTGTTTTACCTGCCGGGGCATAGGCATGCAATATATTTACACGAACATCTGTTGTCAAGGAGCAAAATGAATTGGACAACCGCTCCATTACCCACCGTCGCAAGGCTATGACGAGGCAGGCTGTCGCGGCTCTGTTGCGTTGCGCGGGCAGGGGTGAAATATGTTTTATAATTGATTCTTTGGGGGTTTTACTATAAGCTCTCGGCATTAGAAAGGTTGGAAATGAATTTAATAGCGATAGACATAGGTAATACGAATATAACGGCAGGGCTGTTTCTCGATGGCATTGAAGCGGGAATAGAAAAGACCAGCGGCAATAAACCTGAAGAACTCGCCGAGGTTCTGACGGGCTACTGGAACAGGATTCCATTTTCCAAAGCCAGTAAGGATAAGACAAAACGCGACGGTGTAATTGTTGTCGCCAGTGTAAAGCCGCAGTGGACAGAAATAGTTAAAAAAACTGTGCAGGAAAAATTGGGCGAGAAAATTCTCGAGATAGGTATCGGCAAAGATGTTCCGCTGCCGATGGAGCTCGATGTCGATGAGCCGAGACAGGTTGGCGTTGACAGGGTACTGGAAGCTTTCGCCGCGTACAGCGTTGCCGGCGAAGCGGTAATTGTCGCTGATTTCGGAACTGCGGTAACGATTGACATTGTCGACGATAAAGGCGTTTTTCTCGGCGGGACGATTCTGCCGGGCTTCGATATTTCCGCTGACGCACTGAACAGACTCACGGCATCGCTGCCGAAAATTGACAAAGTGAAAATTCCTGAAAAGTCGTTCGGAAGAAATACCGTCGAGGCGATAAATAACGGTTTATATTATTCGGCGATAGGCGCAGTTGAAGTGGTTTCAAGACTTTATTCCGAGCATCTGGGCAAATGGCCGCAGACGGTAGCGACCGGCGGAAATATGGAAATCGTCAGAAGCGGCTGCGACTTTGTAGATTCGTTTGTCGAGGACCTTGTTGTCAAGGGCATAGCGCTGGCATACAAGAAATATATTGAAGAAAAAGCGTAATTTACCGATTTATGAATAACCATCAGCAAAATTGCATTGCGTCGCTGATGACGGCAAAAACTGCTGCGGCGATATCGAGCATCCAAATTGTCGGTGAAAATTCTGTAAATATTTTAAATAAAATTTTCAAATCATTCGGTGCTCCGCCCCGCCTCGAGCGGCGGGGGCTAAATATTCTGCATGGCAATATCTTCGATGGCGGCAAGTTTATCGATGAAGTGATAATCGGCTGCGAAGGCGAAGATTCATTTAGTATTAACTGCCACGGCAATCCGATTATTGTTGAAAATATTTTAGAGCTGCTTAAGAAAGAGGGAGCAAAAATCGCAGAGGCGCAGGAGGTTATCGCGTATCTTGCCCGCAAAAAATATGGCGATAATCCAATCGCAATCGAAGCTGAAATCGCAGCTTCGCAATCGTCAACTCTTGACGGGGCGAAAATAATTCAACATCAGACGAAGATGGGACTTTTGCAAAGCTGTCAGTGGTGGCTGGAAAATCTCGATAGTATTCAGCTTGACGATATTAAAGCCGGCGCGGAACAGGTTTTGAATGACAGCAGGATTTCTTCATTTTTTATCAGAGGCGCCAAGATTGTCATCGCGGGCCCGCCGAACAGCGGTAAAAGCACATTGTTTAATCGTCTTTGCGGAAAAGAAAAAGCGATAGTAACCGATATCGCCGGCACGACGAGAGACTGGCTAAGTGCGAAAATCCGGCTGAAAAAAATAGAAGCGGAATTTTTCGATACCGCCGGCCTCGATGAGGCACTGAGCGAAAAAAATATAATCGACGCGCAATCGCAGGGACAGGCGGCAGCGCTTATTAAAAATGCGGATTTGGTTTTGTATGTTGTGGATTCCCGCCTGCGCGGGAATGACGAACCCCCGCCACAGGTGCGGGGGCTAAACAAAATTGTTGTTTTGAATAAATGCGATTTGGCGGGAGATTTATTAGTCGATGGTCTGAAAATCAGCGCAAAAACCGGCAGCGGAATAAGGGAACTTATCGACGAGATTGAAACAGCACTGGGCGCTGTCGATTTCGATATGAGAAAAACGGTATGTTTTACCGACAGGCAGGAGAAAATAATGCGGCAGATTGTTTCGGCGGACAAAAAGGAGCAAATTAAAAAGCTTATACAAGATTTGTTAAAAGTAAATTTGTGATATAACTTATTCTTGTTTAAGATGTTATAGGTTTTGGAGATTTTACTTGACATTATTATGTATATGGCTAAATTTATACTTATAACTAAATTTAGTTTGTAAGGTAATAGGAGCTAAATATGGAGACACAATTGTTTACAAATCCGTTCAAACCTGGTGCGGGACATATGCCACCGCATTTGGCGGGCAGAACTAAACAAACACAGGAATTTCAACAACTTCTTGAGCAAACTATTGTGATAAAGAATCTTGTGCTGACAGGTTTGCGAGGAGTTGGAAAGACAGTTTTGCTGGATACTCTCAAACCGATAGCGGTGAAAGCTGGATGGCTTTGGGCGGGTACGGATTTATCCGAATCGACAAGTATTAGCGAAGAAACGGTGGCATTGCGTTTGATTACAGACTTGTCTGTAGTTACATCAAATATTGTGTTTGATAGACAAATAGTACATACATTTGGATTCAGGAATGATGAGACTCTTATTGATACAACTCTTAATTACGAATTTTTAATAAACCTTTTTAAAAATATACCGGGTCTTATCTCTGATAAACTGAAAGGCGTTCTTGAATTTGTATGGGATTGTCTAAAACGTCAGAATATCAGAGGGTTGATATTTGCTTACGACGAAGCGCAGACAATGGCGGACCATACTGAAAAGGAACAATACCCGCTTTCACTTTTGCTGGATGTATTTCAGTCATTACAGAAAAAAGAAATTCCATTTATGCTGGTAATGGTCGGCCTGCCGACATTATTTCCGAAATTGGTTGAAGCGCGGACATTCTCAGAAAGAATGTTTAGAGTGGTTTTCCTTAACAAGTTAAATGAACAAGACAGTAGAGATGCTATTGTCAAACCTATCCAAGACAAGAACTGTTCAGTGAAACTTTCTGAAGAATCAATCAACCTCATAATAAAGACGTCTGGAGGTTATCCCTACTTTATACAGTTTATATGCAAGGAGGTTTATGATATTTTTGTACAACAGCATATGGGGGGACAAAATTTAAGGGCTCCTCTTGATGAAATAACACGGAAACTGGATAATGATTTTTTTGCTGGCAGATGGGCAAGGGCAACTGATAGACAACGTGATTTACTTACGATAATTGCCGAATTACCTAATGCAGATGATGAATTTACGGTGCAGGATGTAGTTGAAGAAGCTAAAAAGTCGGAGAAACCATTCAGTGCAAGTCACGTTAGTCAGATGCTGGTATCGTTGACGAATTCCGGTCTTGTTTACAAGAATAGATACGGCAAATATTCTTTTGCCGTTCCTTTGCTTGCACAATATATATTAAGACAATCAAGGGAAAACTCTCAACAGCCAAGGTTATTCTAAAAAAATATGACACAACAGCAAGACAAATTAACACCGGCGATGAAGCAGTATGACAGCTTCAAGAAGAAATACCCTGACTGCATTTTGTTTTTCAGGATGGGGGATTTCTACGAGACTTTCTACAGGGACGCTCAAATCTGCTCGCAGGTTTGCGGCCTTACGCTGACCAGCAGAAGCAAGGGCGAAAATCCCGTTCCTCTTGCAGGCGTTCCATTTCACGCGGTTGACGGCTATCTGAAAAAAATGATTAAGGCTGGCTACAAAGTCGCCGTCTGCGAACAAATCGAAGACGCAAGACTTGCCAAAGGCGTTGTCAAACGCGATGTAATCCGGATTATCACGCCGGGAACTCTTACCGATGATATGCTGCTGGAAGAAAAACAGGATAATTTTCTCTGTGCGATAAGTCTTAATACGAAGAACGCGGCGATAAGCTGGGTCGATATTTCGACGGGACATTTTTTCGCTCGCGCAGTTCCTGAAGGCGCGTTGGTCGATGAGATTCTGCGGATTTCGCCTGCGGAGTGTATTTTGCCGGACGGGCGCGGCGAATTGTTTGGCGAGGAGATTAAAAAACTCGCATCGCAGATTGAACGGTCCGGCAGTACGATAATAACATATCGGCCGGGATGGTATTTCGAGCCTTACGATGCTTATAAGAGGCTTATAGACCATTTCGGCACAAAGACGCTCGAAGGGTTCGGCATAAAGGACGACAGTTTCATAATCAGTCCGGCAGGGGCAGTAATTGAATATCTGAAGGAAACGCAAAAGACCGCGCTGGGACATATTTCGAGTATTAAATTGGTCGAGCAGAAAAAATTTCTTCAGATTGACCAGGTAACGCTGAGAAGTCTTGAGGTTCTATCGACGATTCGCGGCGGGAAAGGTTCGCTGATTGAAACTATCGACCGCACGCTGACCGGCATGGGCGGCAGGATGCTGCGATACTGGTTGTGTATGCCTTTGAACGAGACGAGCTCAATCGAATTAAGACAGGATGCGGTCGGAGAGCTTATTGAAAAGAAAATAGAGTCCGATGAGGGATGCCTTACGGCACTTGAAAAAATACGCGGCATCCTGAAAAATTTCGCAGACCTTGAAAGGATTATCGCGAGAATCAGTACTTTAAGAGCGGGGCCGAGAGATTTACTTGCTCTTGTGCAGAGCTTAAAAAAGACAGAACCATTGAAACAAGTTCTGCTTGGCCTGACGGCCGACATATTTGTGAATCTTTCGAAAAACTGCGATACGATGAAAGAACTTGCCGATTTGCTCGATTTGGCGATTGAGCCGAATTGCCCGACGCATCTTCGCGACGGCGGGGTGATAAAGACAGGTTTTAATGCCGAGCTTGACGAACTTCGCAATATATCCAGAGATGTCAGGACCTGGCTTGCGCAGTATCAGCAGAAGGAAATCGAGCGAACCGGTATAACGAATCTGAAGGTCGGCTTTAATAATGTTTTCGGCTATTATATTGAGATTTCAAATTCCAACGCCGATAGAGCACCTGCCGATTATGTCCGCAAGCAGACTGTAAAGAATGCTGAACGGTACATAACGGATGAATTGAAAAAATATGAGGAGAAAATTCTTACCGCGGGAGAAAAAGGTATCGAGCTTGAGCTGAAATTATTCGAACAGATTCGGGCGCAGTGCAGCAGCTATACTCAAAAAATTATGTCGCTCGCGGAAATTGTCGCGACGGTCGATTGTCTTTGCGCATTCGCTCATCTTGCAATGTCGCAGAATTATACCCGGCCGAAGGTTACAAACGGAACAGAACTGGTCATCAATGACGGCAGACATCCGGTGCTTGCTGAAATTCTCGGCAATGAATTTATGCCGAACGATGTAGAACTTGGCAATGGCAGCGGTGATGTGATGATTATCACAGGTCCTAATATGAGCGGCAAGAGCACTTATATCAGGCAAACGGCGCTTCTTGTGCTGTTGGCTCAGACGGGCAGTTTTATTCCCGCAAAGCAGGCGGAGATAGGTCTGGTTGACAGTATTTTTACGCGAGTCGGCGCATCGGATGAAATCGTGCGCGGGCAATCGACATTTATGGTTGAGATGACCGAGACGGCGAATATCATTAACAACGCGACTGAAAAATCGCTTGTGATTCTCGACGAAGTCGGCAGGGGGACGAGCACTTATGACGGCCTGTCTCTTGCATGGGCGATAACGGAACATATCGCAAATAAAATAAAATGCAGAACACTCTTTGCGACGCATTATCATGAGCTTACCGCTCTGGCGGAACTTTTGGTTAATGTGAAAAATTGCAATGTCGCGGTTCGTGAGTGGATGGACGAGGTGGTATTTCTGCATAAGATAGTCCCCGGCGGAACGGACAAAAGTTACGGCATTCACGTTGCCAAACTTGCCGGGATTCCCAAATCCATTCTTGAACGCAGTAAAGAGATTCTTGCTGAGCTGGAAAATACTTTTCAGAAGGAAACTTCAGGCGATAAACTCACGAAACAGCGGACAAAACAGCCTGACAACCAGCTTTTCGACCAGAAAGAAAAGGATGTACTTGAAAAGCTGAAAGGCCTTGATGTTAATAATCTTACGCCGATACAGGCGATAAATCTGCTTAACGAGATTAAAGATTTTTTAAGGAAACAATAGTTTTATTTTGGGTTGAATATCCTTTATAGCCGTATTACAATAGCGGCGGATTTTTAATTGAGGTGAAAAATGTATTGTCAAAAATGCGGTGCCGAAAATCTTGAAAACGCTGCGATATGTCAAAGCTGCGGCGGAGTGTTCGTTTACAGTAAGCCGACAAGAACCAGCGGCATGGCAATAACCTCGACAATTCTCAGCATCACCGGCTTTTCGCTGTTCGGTATATTCTGCATAACTTTGATACTCGGCCTTATCTTCGGCATAATGGCCCTGATTACATGGATACTCAGTCTCGTATTCGGTATCCTTGCTCTTATCACATGGATACTCGGTTTGGTTCTGGGCATAATGGCCATGAGTAAGGTCAGCAAATCCGGCGGACAAATCAGAGGCAAAGGTTTTGCGGTCAGCGGCGTTTCCCTCTCGGCATCGGGACTGGCGCTTTTACTGACGATTGTCGGAGTGCTTTTATTTATCAGTTCGGCAACGACGCTTTCGCTGCAGAAGAAAATGAAATCGCAGCAAACCACGGTTACCATCGTCGAAGACGACAACGAACCGAACGCTGTGGAAGAGTAAATAGCATAAGGATATTCAGTCTGTAGTTTTACGGCTGGTTTTCATACGCGACAAAACATAGAGCACTATCAATATAACAAAACATACGATGCAAATTTCTTTTACCTGGTTTTGTGACAGCAGCCGCCAAAGGTAATTTTTTCTTATCGGCCAGAAAGGCTTTACATCGTAGTGATAAATCCCGTCAATAAGCACGTGCATCCATACACCGAGAATGCCTGAAATAATCATTTTCAGGAAATTTGTCTGATATGGTATCCTGATTTTCTCCATAGCCCGGCCAAGAACATCACGCCAGGGCCAGGCGGCCAATCCGCAAAACGCTCCGACGACCGAACCTATAAGAAAAGTATGGCAGAGCCTGTGATAAGGCCAGCCCAGATGCAGTATGCTAATCAGCGGCACTTCGAGGTCAACCGCTACATTTGCCAGCACAAACACCGGAAAGTCTATCCACTTGCGGAAGATATATCCGAGCAGTCCTGAAGGTCCAAAATGATAAGGCGTAAAAGGCATAGGCGAATTATAGTTTTGGCACCGCTTAAGTCTATTAAAAACTCCGATATACCTTTCCGGTTTTGTGATTGATTCTTCGGCCTGTTTTGCGGATAATCCTTTTCCGTGAAGATAATACCTGAAAATCGGACGATTGCTAATATGGTGGTTTGCCTGACAGTTACGCTAATGGCTATCGGCGCGATTTTTGTTTTCAGCGCAAGCGCAAGAATAGATATCGAATACAACCTTCTTAAATTTTATACATATCCGGAGTTTAAGCAGGCATTGTTTTTTCTTGCGGCGATTGGGATTGTATTCGGCGTCAGCTTCTTTAACTATCGAAAGTTCGCTTTTTCAGACAATACTCTGGGAGGCTGGCTTAAGAACCCAACGGCCTATCTTGTCGGTGGCAGTATCATATTGCTTGTTATCGTGCTTATTCCCGGCATAGGAGTTGAGATTAATAATGCCCGCCGATGGTTAAGGTTGGGCGCAGGTCCGATAACGCTCAATTTCCAGCCGTCTGAACTGGCAAAATGGTCGCTCGTTTTATTTATTCCCGCGGTTTCGGTGATGTTCGGCGAAAGGCTCAGGAGTTTTTTTAAAGGATTTGTGCCGATTTTTCTGCTTATCGGTTTTATAGCGGGGCTTATACTGATCGAAGATTTCGGCACGGCTTTGTTTGTGGCGTTTGTAAGTCTTGCGGTTTTGTTCGTGGCAGGCGGCAAGTGGTGGCATTTCCTGACGCCATTGCCGGTGCTGGTTGCTGTTTTTGCCCTTGCGATACTTTCCTCTCCGGAAAGAATTGAAAGGATAAAGTCGTTTGTTCAGCCGGGCGATTCTACGGCCCAGACTTCGGGCTATCAAATCAGGCAGTCTCTTATCGCCGTTTCGACCGGCGGTCTTTTGGGGAAAGGTCTCGGCGGCGGAATCAGCAAGTATGGCCATCTGCCGGAAGATACCACCGATTTTATTTTTGCGATAATAGCCGAGGAGCTTGGTTTTGTCGGCGTCTGTGTGGTGATTCTGCTGTTTTTGCTTTTTATAGCTCTTGGAATAATTATTATTTACAGATGTCCGGACGACTTCGGCAAACTACTTGCCTTCGGTATTGTTCTTACGATAACTTTTCAGGCGATGATAAATCTTGGCGTCGTTACCCGTCTTTTACCCACAAAGGGCATTGCCCTTCCTTTTTTAAGTGCAGGCGGAACACATCTGTTTCTTGCGGCGGCGGCGGCCGGGCTCCTTGCATCCGTTGCCAGAAGGAGCGAGGAATGAGACACTTTTACCCTCACACCTATTTGCACAGTTGTACTAAAGATACAGGACATTAGAATGATACCGTTATCATCAAATATTCAAATTGCTGACAAAAAACAAATAGGTGTGAGGGTTTATTTTGCCGGCGGCGGTACGGGCGGTCACATTTATCCCGCTGTCGCGGTTGCTCAGGAGCTTTTTAAAATAGAGCCGTCCTGCAAAATAACCTTTTTTTGCAGTCAAAGGCCTATAGATGCCAGGGTTCTTGCCGGTACCGGTTTTAGTTTTATTCCACTGCCCGCTATGGGACTTTCAAAAAATCCTTATCAGTTTTTTTCGTTTTTGCGTTCTATTTTTGCGGCCAAAAAAATCGCGAAAAAAACAATGCTCGATGATAAACCGGAAAAAGCCGTTCTTTTCAGTATAGGCGGTTTTGTTTCCGCAGGTCCCGTCCTTGCCGCGAAAAATTTAAAGATACCGGTCGCGATGCTTAATATTGACGCTGTGCCGGGCAAGGCGAACAGTTTTCTTGCCCGTTACACAAGGGATATTTTTGTTCAGTTTG from Phycisphaerae bacterium harbors:
- a CDS encoding type III pantothenate kinase, translating into MNLIAIDIGNTNITAGLFLDGIEAGIEKTSGNKPEELAEVLTGYWNRIPFSKASKDKTKRDGVIVVASVKPQWTEIVKKTVQEKLGEKILEIGIGKDVPLPMELDVDEPRQVGVDRVLEAFAAYSVAGEAVIVADFGTAVTIDIVDDKGVFLGGTILPGFDISADALNRLTASLPKIDKVKIPEKSFGRNTVEAINNGLYYSAIGAVEVVSRLYSEHLGKWPQTVATGGNMEIVRSGCDFVDSFVEDLVVKGIALAYKKYIEEKA
- a CDS encoding GTPase codes for the protein MNNHQQNCIASLMTAKTAAAISSIQIVGENSVNILNKIFKSFGAPPRLERRGLNILHGNIFDGGKFIDEVIIGCEGEDSFSINCHGNPIIVENILELLKKEGAKIAEAQEVIAYLARKKYGDNPIAIEAEIAASQSSTLDGAKIIQHQTKMGLLQSCQWWLENLDSIQLDDIKAGAEQVLNDSRISSFFIRGAKIVIAGPPNSGKSTLFNRLCGKEKAIVTDIAGTTRDWLSAKIRLKKIEAEFFDTAGLDEALSEKNIIDAQSQGQAAALIKNADLVLYVVDSRLRGNDEPPPQVRGLNKIVVLNKCDLAGDLLVDGLKISAKTGSGIRELIDEIETALGAVDFDMRKTVCFTDRQEKIMRQIVSADKKEQIKKLIQDLLKVNL
- a CDS encoding ATP-binding protein, with protein sequence METQLFTNPFKPGAGHMPPHLAGRTKQTQEFQQLLEQTIVIKNLVLTGLRGVGKTVLLDTLKPIAVKAGWLWAGTDLSESTSISEETVALRLITDLSVVTSNIVFDRQIVHTFGFRNDETLIDTTLNYEFLINLFKNIPGLISDKLKGVLEFVWDCLKRQNIRGLIFAYDEAQTMADHTEKEQYPLSLLLDVFQSLQKKEIPFMLVMVGLPTLFPKLVEARTFSERMFRVVFLNKLNEQDSRDAIVKPIQDKNCSVKLSEESINLIIKTSGGYPYFIQFICKEVYDIFVQQHMGGQNLRAPLDEITRKLDNDFFAGRWARATDRQRDLLTIIAELPNADDEFTVQDVVEEAKKSEKPFSASHVSQMLVSLTNSGLVYKNRYGKYSFAVPLLAQYILRQSRENSQQPRLF
- the mutS gene encoding DNA mismatch repair protein MutS, with translation MTQQQDKLTPAMKQYDSFKKKYPDCILFFRMGDFYETFYRDAQICSQVCGLTLTSRSKGENPVPLAGVPFHAVDGYLKKMIKAGYKVAVCEQIEDARLAKGVVKRDVIRIITPGTLTDDMLLEEKQDNFLCAISLNTKNAAISWVDISTGHFFARAVPEGALVDEILRISPAECILPDGRGELFGEEIKKLASQIERSGSTIITYRPGWYFEPYDAYKRLIDHFGTKTLEGFGIKDDSFIISPAGAVIEYLKETQKTALGHISSIKLVEQKKFLQIDQVTLRSLEVLSTIRGGKGSLIETIDRTLTGMGGRMLRYWLCMPLNETSSIELRQDAVGELIEKKIESDEGCLTALEKIRGILKNFADLERIIARISTLRAGPRDLLALVQSLKKTEPLKQVLLGLTADIFVNLSKNCDTMKELADLLDLAIEPNCPTHLRDGGVIKTGFNAELDELRNISRDVRTWLAQYQQKEIERTGITNLKVGFNNVFGYYIEISNSNADRAPADYVRKQTVKNAERYITDELKKYEEKILTAGEKGIELELKLFEQIRAQCSSYTQKIMSLAEIVATVDCLCAFAHLAMSQNYTRPKVTNGTELVINDGRHPVLAEILGNEFMPNDVELGNGSGDVMIITGPNMSGKSTYIRQTALLVLLAQTGSFIPAKQAEIGLVDSIFTRVGASDEIVRGQSTFMVEMTETANIINNATEKSLVILDEVGRGTSTYDGLSLAWAITEHIANKIKCRTLFATHYHELTALAELLVNVKNCNVAVREWMDEVVFLHKIVPGGTDKSYGIHVAKLAGIPKSILERSKEILAELENTFQKETSGDKLTKQRTKQPDNQLFDQKEKDVLEKLKGLDVNNLTPIQAINLLNEIKDFLRKQ
- a CDS encoding zinc ribbon domain-containing protein codes for the protein MYCQKCGAENLENAAICQSCGGVFVYSKPTRTSGMAITSTILSITGFSLFGIFCITLILGLIFGIMALITWILSLVFGILALITWILGLVLGIMAMSKVSKSGGQIRGKGFAVSGVSLSASGLALLLTIVGVLLFISSATTLSLQKKMKSQQTTVTIVEDDNEPNAVEE
- a CDS encoding metal-dependent hydrolase, which produces MPFTPYHFGPSGLLGYIFRKWIDFPVFVLANVAVDLEVPLISILHLGWPYHRLCHTFLIGSVVGAFCGLAAWPWRDVLGRAMEKIRIPYQTNFLKMIISGILGVWMHVLIDGIYHYDVKPFWPIRKNYLWRLLSQNQVKEICIVCFVILIVLYVLSRMKTSRKTTD
- a CDS encoding FtsW/RodA/SpoVE family cell cycle protein, which gives rise to MKIIPENRTIANMVVCLTVTLMAIGAIFVFSASARIDIEYNLLKFYTYPEFKQALFFLAAIGIVFGVSFFNYRKFAFSDNTLGGWLKNPTAYLVGGSIILLVIVLIPGIGVEINNARRWLRLGAGPITLNFQPSELAKWSLVLFIPAVSVMFGERLRSFFKGFVPIFLLIGFIAGLILIEDFGTALFVAFVSLAVLFVAGGKWWHFLTPLPVLVAVFALAILSSPERIERIKSFVQPGDSTAQTSGYQIRQSLIAVSTGGLLGKGLGGGISKYGHLPEDTTDFIFAIIAEELGFVGVCVVILLFLLFIALGIIIIYRCPDDFGKLLAFGIVLTITFQAMINLGVVTRLLPTKGIALPFLSAGGTHLFLAAAAAGLLASVARRSEE